A stretch of the Syntrophus gentianae genome encodes the following:
- a CDS encoding Ldh family oxidoreductase, with the protein MKISIKELEELTRRAVKKYGYTDEEVQVIADVMLYAQLRDNNQGVVKLIDKGIPKDPQAGEIVIEKETPISARINGKKNHAMLVVGRAVEIVKEKAKKSGFAIAGTFNTNTSSGAIGYYASRLAAEGLIGFAFGRSPQRVAVYGSYEPVFGTNPLAIAIPSDQAPIVLDMSTAATSYFGLVEAQTAGRSIPADFAYDNEGNPTTDPQKAIAGAIRSFDRSYKGSGLALIGEILAGPLVGAAFCGIGDSKGNWGHLIFAIDPELLTERDTLVSHVSEIIHKVKSTKKLPGVDEILMPGEKESRLARQRRESGLIEIEDNLLAELRAVAGEA; encoded by the coding sequence ATGAAGATATCGATTAAAGAACTTGAGGAACTGACGCGCAGGGCAGTGAAGAAATACGGGTACACCGATGAAGAAGTTCAGGTCATCGCCGATGTAATGCTCTACGCCCAACTGCGGGACAACAATCAGGGAGTCGTGAAACTGATCGACAAGGGCATTCCCAAAGACCCGCAGGCAGGGGAAATCGTCATTGAAAAGGAAACCCCGATTTCTGCACGGATCAATGGCAAAAAAAACCACGCGATGCTGGTTGTCGGAAGGGCCGTGGAAATTGTAAAGGAAAAGGCAAAGAAAAGCGGGTTCGCCATTGCAGGGACATTCAACACCAACACCTCATCCGGAGCCATAGGTTACTATGCTTCCCGGCTTGCAGCAGAGGGGCTGATCGGCTTTGCTTTCGGCCGCTCACCACAGAGAGTTGCCGTTTATGGATCATATGAGCCCGTATTCGGAACCAACCCTTTAGCCATCGCTATCCCCAGCGACCAGGCCCCCATCGTACTCGATATGTCGACAGCGGCGACGTCCTATTTTGGACTGGTTGAAGCCCAGACGGCAGGCAGAAGCATTCCGGCTGATTTTGCCTATGATAACGAGGGCAATCCGACAACGGATCCGCAAAAAGCCATTGCGGGCGCGATTCGTTCCTTTGACCGGAGTTATAAAGGATCCGGTCTGGCTCTGATCGGCGAGATACTTGCGGGACCGCTGGTTGGCGCCGCCTTCTGTGGCATCGGCGACAGCAAAGGCAACTGGGGACATTTGATTTTTGCCATTGATCCGGAACTCCTGACGGAACGCGACACCCTTGTCAGTCATGTTTCGGAGATCATCCACAAAGTCAAGTCCACAAAGAAACTGCCCGGGGTGGACGAGATACTCATGCCGGGAGAAAAAGAAAGCCGTCTGGCCAGGCAGCGTCGGGAATCCGGCCTCATCGAAATAGAGGATAACCTCCTTGCCGAACTGCGCGCAGTGGCCGGCGAGGCCTAA
- a CDS encoding cyclohexa-1,5-dienecarbonyl-CoA hydratase, whose protein sequence is MGESPLHVWLEQGEQLLRLRLFRPKANIIDAAMIAALKDAFDKNLSNARLRAVLLDAEGPHFSFGASVEEHLPEACAEMLSAMHSLIWQMLEYEVPILVAIHGQCLGGGLEVAAAGHMIFAAPNASLGQPEVRLGVFASPASCLLPEKIGQSRAEDLLLSGRSIDAEEAYRIGLVNQVAEDPQQAALDYFQEFLAPLSASTVKFAVRAARITVNERIKIKLDAVKKMYLEELMAGHDAVEGLNAFLEKRPAVWEDR, encoded by the coding sequence ATGGGTGAATCCCCTCTTCACGTGTGGCTGGAACAGGGCGAACAATTGTTGCGCCTGCGCCTTTTTCGACCCAAGGCTAATATTATCGATGCCGCTATGATTGCGGCTTTGAAAGACGCTTTCGACAAGAATCTTTCAAATGCCCGACTTCGCGCGGTGCTTCTTGATGCGGAAGGGCCGCATTTCAGTTTCGGCGCCAGTGTGGAGGAGCACCTGCCGGAAGCTTGTGCGGAGATGCTTTCTGCGATGCATTCTTTGATCTGGCAGATGTTGGAATACGAAGTGCCCATTCTGGTAGCGATACACGGCCAATGCCTGGGGGGTGGACTGGAGGTAGCGGCGGCGGGCCATATGATCTTCGCTGCTCCAAATGCGTCGCTGGGGCAGCCCGAAGTAAGGCTGGGCGTGTTTGCTTCCCCCGCATCCTGTCTGTTGCCGGAAAAAATCGGTCAATCCCGGGCCGAAGATCTTCTCTTGTCCGGTCGTAGCATTGATGCGGAGGAGGCGTATCGTATCGGTCTGGTGAACCAGGTGGCTGAAGATCCCCAACAGGCAGCGCTGGACTATTTCCAGGAGTTTCTGGCCCCCTTAAGCGCCAGTACCGTGAAGTTTGCCGTTCGGGCAGCCCGCATAACGGTCAATGAGCGCATAAAAATCAAGCTGGACGCGGTCAAAAAGATGTATCTCGAAGAGCTGATGGCGGGCCATGATGCAGTGGAGGGACTAAATGCCTTTCTGGAAAAGCGTCCTGCCGTTTGGGAAGATCGTTAA
- a CDS encoding adenosylcobalamin-dependent ribonucleoside-diphosphate reductase, producing the protein MPFWKSVLPFGKIVNSKAEEGRVMQLDENALLVLRERYLLKDEAGNLLETPDELFRRVASAISRGEDNDPEGRREEMNEAFYQMMANLEFLPNSPTLMNAGRPSGQLAACFVLPVEDSLDSIFESVKLTAKIHQTGGGTGFSFSRLRPKNDFVQSSRGVASGPVSFIRVFNCATEAVKQGGARRGANMGILRIDHPDIEEFVSVKRDPAELTNFNLSVAFTDDFMHAYEEDGEFPLINPRTKEAARTVKARKLLRLIAESAWASGEPGAIFLDAINRANPTPSLGEIEATNPCGEQPLLPYESCCLGSINLSRLVKDGEINWARLSELTHLGVRFLDNVIDVGTYPSGEIRDKTRGNRKVGLGIMGFAHVLIRLGIPYDSPDAARIGDKVMRFIERESKIASNRLAKKRGPFPNFRGSVWDGKNLLQRNATTTTIAPTGTLSLLAGTSSGIEPIFDIRYKRILLGGIEVEVEDPLWREIKDRADAEEKRRQLFRKAYEVPPLVHLNIQRTFQNSVDNAVSKTVNLPETATVDDILQIYLEAHRMGLKGMTVFRNKSRNYQILSCGTQQIC; encoded by the coding sequence ATGCCTTTCTGGAAAAGCGTCCTGCCGTTTGGGAAGATCGTTAACTCGAAAGCCGAAGAGGGGAGAGTTATGCAACTCGACGAGAATGCTCTGCTGGTGCTCAGAGAGCGATACCTCCTTAAGGACGAAGCGGGAAACCTTCTGGAGACGCCCGATGAACTCTTCCGCCGGGTCGCTTCCGCCATTTCCCGGGGGGAGGACAACGACCCGGAGGGACGGCGGGAGGAGATGAACGAGGCCTTTTATCAAATGATGGCCAATCTGGAATTTCTTCCCAACTCCCCGACCCTCATGAATGCCGGCCGTCCTTCCGGCCAGCTGGCCGCCTGCTTTGTCCTGCCCGTCGAGGACTCCCTCGATTCCATTTTCGAGTCCGTGAAGCTCACTGCGAAAATTCATCAGACAGGGGGTGGAACGGGATTTTCCTTCTCCCGCCTGCGGCCGAAAAACGATTTTGTCCAGTCGAGCCGGGGAGTGGCCAGCGGTCCGGTTTCCTTCATCCGCGTCTTCAACTGCGCCACCGAGGCGGTCAAGCAGGGCGGCGCCCGGCGCGGCGCCAACATGGGCATTCTCCGGATCGATCACCCGGACATCGAGGAATTCGTCTCAGTCAAGAGGGACCCGGCTGAACTGACCAATTTCAACCTTTCTGTCGCGTTTACCGATGATTTCATGCACGCCTATGAGGAAGATGGAGAGTTCCCCCTTATAAACCCGAGAACGAAAGAAGCGGCAAGGACGGTCAAAGCGCGGAAGCTGTTGAGGCTGATTGCTGAATCGGCGTGGGCCTCCGGGGAGCCGGGAGCGATTTTTCTTGACGCCATCAACCGGGCAAACCCGACGCCCTCTCTCGGAGAGATCGAAGCAACCAATCCCTGCGGTGAACAGCCCCTTCTTCCCTACGAATCCTGCTGTCTCGGTTCGATCAACCTTTCCCGGCTCGTCAAGGATGGGGAGATAAACTGGGCAAGGCTTTCCGAGCTGACCCATCTTGGGGTCCGTTTTCTGGATAATGTGATTGATGTCGGGACTTACCCTTCAGGCGAGATCCGGGACAAGACCCGGGGAAACCGCAAAGTCGGACTCGGGATCATGGGGTTTGCGCATGTCCTGATCCGGCTCGGCATTCCCTACGATTCCCCCGATGCGGCCCGGATCGGCGACAAAGTCATGCGATTCATTGAAAGGGAATCGAAGATTGCTTCGAACCGGCTTGCCAAGAAGCGCGGGCCTTTCCCCAATTTCAGGGGGAGCGTCTGGGATGGGAAGAACCTCCTGCAGCGAAACGCGACCACCACGACCATCGCCCCCACTGGCACCCTGAGTCTTCTTGCGGGAACCTCCAGCGGCATCGAACCGATCTTTGACATTCGCTACAAGAGAATATTGCTCGGCGGAATCGAAGTTGAGGTGGAAGATCCGCTCTGGCGGGAGATTAAGGACAGGGCGGATGCGGAGGAGAAACGACGGCAGCTTTTCCGGAAGGCTTACGAGGTTCCTCCCCTTGTTCATCTGAACATCCAGAGGACTTTCCAGAATTCCGTCGACAATGCGGTCTCCAAAACCGTCAATCTTCCGGAAACCGCCACCGTGGACGATATCCTCCAAATCTATCTGGAGGCCCACCGGATGGGGCTCAAGGGCATGACCGTCTTCCGGAACAAGAGTCGCAATTATCAGATTCTCTCCTGCGGGACGCAGCAGATCTGTTAG
- a CDS encoding hemolysin family protein, translated as MNSMWFEILLIVLLILLNGGLALSELALVSARKARLEKLAKEGDSKSRLALELAESPDSFLSAIQIGITFIGILAGAYGGATVAKMLSEYLVVFPLLAPYGKTIAFAVVVITITYLSVVIGELVPKRLALNNPEKLARLVAGPIKRLSRLTHPLVLLLSGSTNLMLHLFHVKPSTEPTVTEEEIKLLIDQGTQAGTFQEFEQDTIERVFRLADRKVAYLMTHRADIVWLDVNESQAETKRKIAEHKYSFYPIVQDSMDNVVGVMRAKELLALTMEGKPINLKEICRKPLYVSETTPAVKVMELFKKSGMHIALVVDEYGEILGLVTFDDILRSVFEDIEDAPAGEKEIMEREDGSWLVAGSLPLDEFMDYMEVGEIDEEDQMGMNTVGGFVMAQIGTVPTEGQRFEWRGLKCEVVDMDGRRVDKILVSRIEN; from the coding sequence ATGAATTCAATGTGGTTTGAGATATTACTGATCGTCCTGCTGATTCTCCTGAACGGGGGGCTCGCCTTATCGGAGTTGGCCCTTGTTTCAGCAAGAAAGGCACGGCTGGAAAAACTGGCGAAAGAAGGCGATTCGAAGTCGCGCCTCGCTTTGGAACTCGCCGAGTCGCCGGACAGCTTTCTGTCCGCCATTCAGATCGGCATCACCTTTATCGGCATCCTGGCGGGCGCTTATGGCGGCGCAACGGTAGCGAAAATGCTTTCCGAATACCTTGTCGTTTTCCCCCTGCTCGCCCCGTACGGCAAGACGATTGCTTTCGCCGTCGTTGTCATTACGATCACGTATTTATCCGTGGTCATCGGTGAACTGGTCCCGAAGCGGCTTGCCCTCAACAACCCGGAAAAGCTGGCCCGTCTCGTCGCCGGTCCGATCAAACGCCTATCCCGACTGACCCATCCCCTGGTCCTTCTGCTGAGCGGCTCGACGAACCTGATGCTCCACCTTTTCCATGTAAAACCCTCCACGGAACCCACCGTAACAGAAGAGGAAATCAAGCTGCTCATTGACCAGGGGACGCAGGCGGGGACGTTTCAGGAATTCGAACAGGATACGATCGAACGGGTCTTTCGGCTGGCAGATCGAAAGGTGGCCTATCTGATGACCCACCGGGCGGATATTGTCTGGCTCGACGTGAACGAAAGCCAAGCGGAGACAAAACGGAAGATCGCCGAGCATAAATATTCCTTCTATCCCATCGTTCAGGATTCCATGGACAACGTCGTCGGCGTGATGCGGGCCAAAGAACTTCTGGCCCTGACCATGGAGGGAAAGCCCATCAATCTGAAGGAAATATGCCGGAAGCCCCTTTATGTCTCCGAGACGACCCCGGCAGTCAAAGTCATGGAACTCTTCAAAAAATCGGGGATGCACATCGCTCTCGTGGTGGATGAATACGGAGAGATCCTCGGTCTGGTCACCTTCGATGATATTCTGCGCTCCGTCTTCGAAGACATTGAAGACGCCCCCGCAGGAGAGAAGGAAATCATGGAGCGTGAAGACGGCTCATGGCTCGTCGCCGGGAGTCTGCCCCTGGATGAATTCATGGATTACATGGAAGTCGGCGAGATTGACGAAGAGGATCAAATGGGGATGAACACCGTGGGCGGGTTCGTCATGGCGCAAATCGGCACCGTCCCCACGGAAGGGCAGCGCTTCGAATGGCGGGGATTGAAATGCGAAGTGGTCGATATGGACGGCCGACGGGTCGACAAGATTCTCGTATCACGGATTGAAAACTAA
- a CDS encoding carbonic anhydrase, whose product MKRKLTLFGLSLVFLVTGIALASSHGSPSISAEEALQKLMDGNKHYVENKMTSQSTCDTAHRTALAHSQKPYAIVLTCSDSRVPPEIIFDKGLGEIFVIRVAGNVPDPVVIGSIEYAAEHLGSPLVMVLGHERCGAVKATIEAKGKSTGSKNIDAIAKTIAASIPDATKACDACKADKKCAEGKAAAFAECLTDANAKNIAANLTKSSPILKHLAKEGKIKIVAAKYDLDDGLVTLFK is encoded by the coding sequence ATGAAAAGAAAGTTGACCCTGTTCGGATTGTCCCTCGTTTTCCTCGTAACCGGCATTGCCCTGGCCTCATCGCACGGCAGTCCTTCTATCTCCGCCGAAGAGGCGCTGCAGAAACTGATGGACGGCAACAAGCACTACGTGGAAAACAAGATGACCAGCCAGTCCACCTGCGACACAGCTCACCGCACGGCGCTGGCACACTCCCAGAAGCCTTACGCCATTGTCCTCACCTGCTCCGACTCCCGCGTCCCGCCCGAAATCATCTTTGACAAGGGATTGGGCGAGATATTTGTCATCCGCGTTGCCGGCAACGTCCCTGATCCCGTTGTCATCGGAAGCATCGAGTACGCCGCGGAACATCTCGGCTCTCCGCTTGTCATGGTTCTGGGTCATGAACGCTGCGGCGCCGTAAAAGCCACGATCGAGGCCAAAGGCAAATCCACGGGCAGTAAGAACATCGATGCCATTGCCAAGACGATTGCCGCTTCTATCCCGGATGCGACCAAGGCTTGCGATGCCTGCAAAGCCGACAAGAAATGTGCTGAAGGCAAGGCTGCTGCATTCGCTGAGTGCCTGACCGACGCCAATGCCAAAAACATCGCCGCCAATCTGACGAAGTCGTCCCCGATCCTCAAGCACCTGGCAAAGGAGGGGAAGATCAAGATCGTTGCCGCCAAGTACGATCTGGATGACGGTCTGGTTACCCTGTTCAAGTAA